The Solibacillus sp. FSL W7-1436 genome window below encodes:
- a CDS encoding FusB/FusC family EF-G-binding protein, with product MTAPFLTVVDLRLIEQQVNKILKAKLASNDKKIVAAVRELAITELREKLTHVNEDIIKEVETVEDTVGADLFFQSLKSYTIPFKSISEQGLQKLFKKDKKLKLPKLEVIDWQAISYLSWVDKGTNRQYIVLEKEGQYTALRGVVDAHNPIKGVCSICNQHSSVHLFTATVKGNSDNYTSYSNYICDDSQLCNQKVSDYEKLQDFVARNLI from the coding sequence ATGACAGCACCATTTTTAACAGTAGTGGACTTACGATTAATTGAGCAACAAGTAAATAAAATATTGAAGGCAAAACTGGCATCAAATGATAAGAAAATTGTAGCGGCTGTACGGGAGCTGGCAATTACAGAGCTAAGAGAAAAACTGACGCATGTAAATGAAGATATTATCAAAGAAGTGGAAACGGTTGAGGATACCGTCGGGGCAGATCTATTTTTCCAAAGCTTAAAGTCATATACTATTCCGTTTAAATCAATTTCCGAGCAAGGATTGCAAAAGCTATTTAAAAAGGATAAAAAGCTGAAGTTGCCTAAACTAGAAGTGATTGATTGGCAAGCAATAAGTTATCTGTCATGGGTTGATAAGGGGACAAACCGCCAATATATTGTACTGGAAAAGGAAGGTCAATATACGGCATTGCGTGGAGTTGTAGATGCCCACAATCCTATTAAAGGTGTCTGTTCGATTTGTAATCAGCACAGTTCAGTTCATTTGTTTACAGCTACAGTAAAGGGCAATAGTGATAATTATACATCTTACAGCAACTACATTTGTGATGATTCACAACTATGTAATCAAAAGGTCAGTGATTATGAAAAACTTCAGGATTTTGTGGCCCGTAATTTAATATGA